One Faecalispora anaeroviscerum genomic window carries:
- a CDS encoding protein-glutamine gamma-glutamyltransferase yields the protein MITISGSPFQISEIIGDYSENSVERQLLEQMSKSTETYRYDTLEQLKFELAMRREIVEAAKKLNRSGLKFAVFHKSECNPDYWERTSNGGFLLKSGVKPSDAIRDIFTNGRKYATECATAMVILYYKALLEVLPEEKFNSLFPSIYLMNWHKLDPLLREAGAPETVTDILLGDRGYFKNPEVDPKVSELQGENVIVLPDELYYGHGVGITSADRIIRMLNANRIEDATQSAYFIENSAARPDFKKLANASQEPASRPAILHWRPFPQPISG from the coding sequence ATGATCACAATATCCGGCTCTCCCTTTCAAATCTCTGAAATCATTGGAGACTACTCCGAAAACAGCGTGGAAAGACAGCTTTTGGAGCAGATGTCAAAAAGCACGGAAACTTACCGGTACGATACTCTGGAGCAGCTCAAATTTGAGCTTGCCATGCGCAGGGAAATCGTTGAAGCAGCAAAGAAGCTGAATCGCAGCGGGCTAAAATTCGCCGTTTTTCACAAGTCGGAATGTAACCCGGACTATTGGGAGAGAACGAGCAACGGCGGTTTCCTTCTCAAAAGCGGAGTGAAGCCCAGCGATGCCATCCGGGACATTTTTACAAACGGTCGAAAATACGCCACAGAATGCGCAACCGCGATGGTGATTTTGTATTACAAAGCTCTGTTGGAGGTTCTTCCGGAGGAAAAGTTCAACAGCTTGTTTCCCTCGATTTATCTAATGAATTGGCACAAGTTGGACCCTCTGCTCCGAGAGGCCGGGGCGCCCGAAACAGTCACGGATATCTTGCTGGGGGACCGGGGATATTTTAAAAACCCCGAGGTAGATCCGAAAGTCTCCGAATTGCAGGGCGAAAACGTCATCGTTCTGCCAGATGAATTGTACTACGGGCACGGTGTCGGGATCACCAGTGCTGACCGTATCATCCGCATGCTCAATGCCAACCGGATAGAGGACGCAACCCAGTCGGCTTATTTTATTGAGAATTCTGCGGCCCGTCCCGACTTTAAAAAGCTGGCAAATGCCTCCCAAGAACCCGCCTCGCGTCCCGCAATCCTGCATTGGCGGCCTTTCCCGCAGCCGATCTCAGGCTAG
- a CDS encoding recombinase family protein, with protein sequence MNAVIYARYSSDNQREESIEGQLRECKAYAEKNGITVLSTYIDRALSAKTDHRPEFQHMVKDSAKGLFDIVLVWKLDRFSRNRYDSAHYKTVLRKNGAKVVSATESISEDSTGILLESLLEGYAEFYSAELSEKVIRGLTENALKCKYNGGGLPIGYTIDNEQNFQIDPLTAPIVLEAFQRYAKGATVKQLVDFLNSKGIQTYRNKPLRIDCVKRLLKNRRYIGEYKYRNTVTPNGVPAIIPQDLFDRVGERLEKNKKAPARAKAKEEMYLLTTKLFCGCCGAYMCGESGTSRNSTIHQYYKCVTAKYKKACHKKTVKKDWIENLVIEHIVKLLFDDALMNDLTDTLVAFQKRENTTLPMLKQRLIETEKGIENILNAIQQGILTQSTKQRLDELEETRSSLEVSIIQEEMQKPLLTKEQLLFWLHRFRALDVTNPAHRQRLVDSFVNAIYLYDDKIVLMFNYKEGSKTINFSDIECSSLSAGAAPKGPRSLIVSWAFFLLQLCFRRIRACKLA encoded by the coding sequence ATGAATGCTGTTATTTATGCCCGTTATTCCTCGGATAATCAGCGGGAAGAAAGTATTGAGGGACAGCTTCGGGAATGTAAGGCATACGCCGAAAAGAACGGAATCACCGTTTTAAGCACTTACATAGACCGGGCTTTATCAGCAAAAACTGACCACCGCCCGGAGTTTCAGCACATGGTAAAGGATAGCGCAAAGGGTTTGTTTGATATAGTGCTTGTGTGGAAGTTAGACCGCTTCTCCCGAAACCGCTATGACAGCGCACATTATAAAACTGTCTTGCGGAAAAATGGTGCAAAGGTGGTTTCTGCCACCGAAAGCATATCCGAGGACAGCACCGGCATTTTGCTTGAAAGTCTGTTAGAGGGGTATGCAGAGTTTTACAGTGCCGAGTTATCGGAAAAGGTAATAAGAGGACTAACGGAAAACGCCCTCAAATGCAAATACAACGGTGGGGGCTTGCCGATTGGCTACACTATTGACAACGAACAGAATTTTCAAATTGACCCTTTAACCGCTCCAATCGTGCTTGAAGCTTTTCAGCGTTACGCCAAAGGGGCAACGGTAAAGCAGCTTGTTGACTTTCTCAACAGCAAGGGCATACAGACCTACCGTAACAAACCGCTTAGAATTGACTGCGTGAAGCGGCTGCTAAAAAATCGCCGCTATATCGGTGAATATAAATACCGCAATACCGTCACACCGAACGGTGTTCCCGCCATTATTCCGCAGGATTTATTTGACCGGGTAGGAGAACGGCTGGAGAAAAACAAAAAGGCTCCTGCGAGGGCAAAAGCCAAAGAGGAAATGTATCTGCTGACAACAAAGCTGTTTTGCGGGTGCTGCGGTGCGTATATGTGCGGTGAAAGCGGAACAAGCCGCAATTCGACCATTCACCAATATTATAAATGCGTGACCGCCAAATATAAAAAAGCCTGCCACAAAAAGACAGTGAAAAAGGATTGGATTGAAAATCTTGTCATTGAGCATATTGTAAAGCTGTTGTTTGATGATGCATTGATGAACGACCTTACTGACACATTAGTTGCTTTTCAAAAGCGGGAAAATACCACGCTACCAATGCTCAAACAGCGGCTAATCGAAACGGAAAAAGGCATTGAAAATATTCTCAACGCCATTCAGCAAGGCATACTTACTCAATCCACCAAGCAGCGGCTTGACGAGCTGGAGGAAACAAGAAGCAGCTTAGAAGTTTCCATTATCCAAGAGGAAATGCAAAAGCCACTTTTGACGAAAGAGCAATTATTATTTTGGCTACACCGCTTTCGCGCCTTGGATGTTACCAACCCCGCCCACAGGCAAAGGCTGGTTGACAGCTTCGTAAATGCAATTTATCTTTATGATGATAAAATAGTGCTGATGTTCAACTACAAAGAGGGAAGCAAAACCATCAATTTTTCTGATATAGAGTGTTCGAGTTTGAGTGCGGGTGCTGCACCAAAAGGCCCACGAAGCTTAATTGTTTCGTGGGCCTTTTTTCTGTTGCAACTATGTTTCAGGCGCATCAGGGCATGCAAGCTAGCCTGA
- a CDS encoding helix-turn-helix domain-containing protein, translating into MQEVAQRLKGLRESVNLSQAKIAALMGATQASVNRYENGQTSPPLKLLLWYADFFDVSMDYIFARTEQPEGKLYEHKPKVVEAITRDNKELRQFVDMCFDPSSPVSERLRDMLTQMLNEQRK; encoded by the coding sequence ATGCAAGAGGTAGCGCAACGGTTAAAGGGCTTGCGGGAGAGTGTGAACCTATCACAAGCTAAAATAGCCGCACTGATGGGAGCGACACAAGCAAGCGTTAATAGATATGAAAACGGACAGACTTCCCCGCCACTAAAACTGCTGCTTTGGTATGCTGATTTTTTTGACGTTTCTATGGACTATATATTTGCTCGAACAGAGCAGCCAGAGGGCAAGCTATACGAGCATAAGCCAAAAGTCGTTGAAGCCATTACACGGGACAACAAGGAATTACGGCAGTTTGTGGATATGTGTTTTGACCCCTCGTCCCCTGTCAGCGAGAGATTGCGGGATATGCTAACACAGATGTTAAACGAACAAAGGAAATAA
- a CDS encoding RCC1 domain-containing protein, with the protein MMKKRILSLTLTLIMCLGLAIPASAHDMSKTGQANIVSAGIHHTGLIDTNGSLWMWGVNYEGQLGNGGGGNGQDGIGKYQTVPVKVLDNVVSVSCGENHTAAIKTDGSLWTWGGNYDGQLGNNSTKDSLVPVKVLDNVVAVSCGNGYTAAIKKDGSLWMWGNNNYGQLGKGVPGNSAIPVKVLDNVSAVSCGRWAHTAAIKTDGSLWMWGYNKNGELGNGGKGNQEAYSPDGSIAVQDVPVKVMDNVTAVSLGMMYTATVKTDGSLWAWGGNEYGQLGNGSRKTSTVPVKVMDNVAAVSCGSSYTAAIKSDGSLWMWGDNGQGALGNGYVGNEKINQGRGDFPVQTLPVKLMDGVAAVSGGTLHTIIVKTDSSVWACGRSGELGNGNTSNSTDIYGYAMQTTPVKISTLTAKLK; encoded by the coding sequence ATGATGAAAAAGCGTATTTTATCCCTCACGCTAACGCTGATAATGTGTTTAGGTCTTGCTATTCCAGCTTCAGCGCATGACATGAGCAAGACAGGACAGGCGAATATCGTCAGTGCGGGAATTCACCATACCGGATTGATAGATACCAATGGTTCCCTATGGATGTGGGGCGTTAACTATGAGGGACAATTAGGTAACGGCGGCGGTGGGAACGGTCAAGACGGCATCGGAAAATATCAAACCGTCCCGGTCAAGGTACTGGACAATGTAGTCTCTGTCAGTTGCGGCGAAAATCATACTGCCGCCATCAAAACGGACGGTTCTCTATGGACGTGGGGTGGAAACTACGACGGACAGTTAGGCAACAACTCCACAAAAGATTCTTTAGTCCCTGTCAAAGTATTGGATAACGTAGTTGCTGTCAGTTGTGGGAATGGCTATACTGCCGCCATCAAGAAAGATGGTTCCCTGTGGATGTGGGGAAATAACAACTACGGACAGTTAGGCAAGGGTGTCCCCGGAAATTCTGCAATTCCGGTAAAAGTGCTGGACAACGTATCTGCTGTTAGTTGCGGCCGCTGGGCGCATACCGCCGCTATCAAGACGGACGGTTCCCTGTGGATGTGGGGATACAACAAAAACGGGGAACTCGGTAACGGAGGAAAGGGCAATCAGGAAGCATACAGTCCAGATGGGTCTATTGCTGTGCAGGATGTTCCCGTCAAGGTCATGGATAACGTAACCGCTGTCAGCCTCGGCATGATGTATACGGCTACGGTCAAAACGGATGGTTCGCTGTGGGCGTGGGGAGGTAACGAGTATGGACAATTGGGTAACGGCTCAAGAAAAACCTCAACAGTCCCGGTAAAGGTGATGGATAATGTCGCTGCTGTTAGCTGTGGCAGTAGCTATACCGCCGCTATCAAGAGCGACGGCTCTCTATGGATGTGGGGAGATAATGGTCAAGGGGCGTTGGGTAATGGTTACGTCGGAAATGAGAAGATAAATCAAGGCCGTGGGGACTTCCCTGTGCAAACCCTTCCTGTCAAATTAATGGATGGTGTGGCAGCCGTCAGCGGTGGCACGCTCCATACCATTATCGTTAAAACGGACAGTTCCGTATGGGCATGTGGACGCAGTGGCGAATTGGGGAACGGCAACACAAGCAACAGTACGGATATATATGGATATGCTATGCAGACCACCCCGGTGAAAATTTCCACTCTGACAGCCAAGTTGAAATAA
- a CDS encoding helix-turn-helix domain-containing protein has translation MVSFEPLRKLMEYRKISTYFLRTKCGIYNLDSKTIQRLMNDESVSTNTLDALCQIFSCRITDIIEILPDPKKENNA, from the coding sequence ATGGTTTCTTTTGAGCCGCTTAGAAAGCTGATGGAATATAGAAAAATCAGCACTTATTTTCTGAGAACCAAATGTGGTATATACAATTTGGACAGCAAGACTATCCAAAGGCTAATGAATGACGAATCTGTATCAACCAATACACTTGACGCTCTCTGCCAGATATTCAGTTGCCGCATTACCGATATTATAGAAATTTTGCCAGACCCTAAAAAAGAAAACAACGCCTAA
- a CDS encoding FtsK/SpoIIIE domain-containing protein: MMKSDAPKLLALGYDLDAWNGYGAKIPITTDISPAANSHILICGMSGSGKSYFENTLFAKLIMAESGGEYHFADYKGDNNFAYLRGCPRYYAYKYSLEALDAVYARLNARQSGEDESSHPITLIWDEYMANVLSLVNEDKKAAAVVMNKVSEILLLGRSLSVRLITAMQRPDAIAFPSGSRLNYGVVIVLGAAIKSIYEMLLPDFMEQVKGRMFGQGEGVALLQGSQLHFIKVGTVQNSERMRQICVKALS, from the coding sequence ATGATGAAGTCTGACGCGCCGAAGCTGTTGGCATTGGGATATGACTTGGACGCATGGAACGGTTATGGGGCTAAAATCCCCATAACCACCGACATTTCCCCGGCTGCAAACAGTCATATTCTCATTTGCGGCATGAGCGGCAGCGGAAAAAGTTATTTTGAAAACACCCTGTTTGCAAAGCTCATTATGGCAGAATCGGGCGGTGAATACCATTTCGCAGATTACAAGGGGGATAACAACTTTGCGTATTTGCGTGGTTGCCCGCGTTACTATGCCTACAAGTACTCGCTAGAAGCGTTAGATGCCGTATATGCCCGCCTGAACGCCCGACAGTCGGGAGAGGACGAAAGCAGCCATCCCATTACGCTGATCTGGGATGAATACATGGCAAATGTCTTGTCCCTTGTAAATGAGGATAAAAAAGCGGCGGCGGTGGTGATGAACAAAGTGAGCGAAATTTTACTGCTTGGGCGCTCCCTGTCTGTGCGCTTGATTACCGCCATGCAGCGCCCGGATGCAATTGCTTTTCCCTCTGGCTCACGCCTAAACTATGGCGTTGTAATCGTCCTTGGAGCGGCAATCAAGAGCATTTATGAAATGCTGCTGCCTGATTTCATGGAGCAAGTCAAAGGCCGTATGTTCGGGCAAGGTGAGGGTGTTGCGTTACTGCAAGGCTCGCAGTTGCATTTTATTAAGGTGGGAACGGTACAGAATTCCGAACGGATGCGGCAGATATGCGTAAAGGCCTTATCATAG
- a CDS encoding SAVED domain-containing protein, whose product MVKQFFNALKSIPNRFLKWSFAIDTPVFIVTVFGKPVLDNIKIGSYGKMYDTLCAFLPWLNAFLSSSIAKFIVITYTVFCILILLTKKLYRPLAVLIKHSSLGYTIGDIDETFKQKFWFKYINIDISNLIETNIPEAIRFQDAKLQEIKAIRRRKCFYYGIAHTPLIFRLGYQVGLKDMNFLHSYQRGSGNKKFRELCEYDLDKYDFSRFDQENLESKSQELLVTIATTYPISKVDLACFNLTEMHTLEIEASDINMGTDFFSSYRKIISYCTAITDELRKICKQYNIKKIHIVLSTSVNFTFVLGQYLNNNQIPETIVYHYKKGEEPCYPWGISIQKDWDSAYINMKAADIISQK is encoded by the coding sequence TTGGTAAAACAATTTTTCAATGCTTTAAAAAGTATTCCAAATAGATTTCTAAAATGGAGTTTTGCAATAGACACTCCAGTCTTTATAGTTACTGTATTTGGAAAACCTGTTTTAGATAATATTAAAATCGGCTCATATGGTAAAATGTATGATACTTTGTGCGCCTTTCTTCCTTGGTTGAATGCCTTTTTATCTTCTAGTATTGCTAAGTTTATTGTAATAACATATACTGTTTTTTGCATTCTTATTCTACTCACAAAAAAGCTATATAGACCTTTGGCTGTATTGATTAAGCATTCATCTTTGGGATACACAATAGGTGATATTGATGAGACATTTAAACAAAAATTCTGGTTTAAATATATTAATATTGATATTTCAAATCTGATAGAAACAAATATTCCGGAAGCGATAAGATTTCAAGATGCAAAACTTCAAGAAATCAAAGCCATAAGACGAAGAAAGTGTTTTTATTATGGGATAGCACACACTCCGCTCATATTTAGACTTGGTTATCAGGTTGGTTTAAAGGATATGAATTTTTTACATAGTTATCAAAGAGGCTCAGGTAATAAAAAATTCAGAGAGCTATGTGAATACGATTTGGATAAATATGACTTTTCTAGGTTTGACCAAGAAAATCTAGAATCTAAATCTCAGGAGTTATTAGTTACAATTGCTACAACATATCCAATAAGTAAGGTAGACTTAGCATGCTTTAATTTGACAGAAATGCATACATTAGAGATAGAAGCTTCAGATATAAATATGGGAACTGATTTTTTTAGCTCTTATCGAAAAATAATCTCATACTGTACTGCAATTACGGATGAATTAAGAAAAATATGCAAGCAGTATAACATCAAAAAAATCCATATAGTCCTATCAACATCGGTGAACTTTACTTTTGTGTTGGGACAATATTTAAACAATAACCAGATTCCTGAAACAATTGTCTATCACTATAAAAAGGGAGAAGAACCTTGCTATCCTTGGGGAATTAGCATTCAAAAGGATTGGGATAGTGCATACATTAATATGAAAGCGGCTGATATAATCTCTCAGAAATAA
- a CDS encoding Mov34/MPN/PAD-1 family protein — protein MIFYYEELITLEIEELAQCKFDNYIKNNKFKFESGGILIGTLNHAVNKIMITDITEPQHEDRQSRFMFTRREKGHQDIMDTLWENSHYTKTYLGEWHTHNEPSPTPSFVDKRNWIKISERDKNSQWLFFIIVGTYEIRAWTVSQGQIIALNKKS, from the coding sequence ATGATATTTTATTATGAAGAGTTAATTACTTTAGAAATAGAAGAACTGGCACAGTGTAAGTTTGATAACTATATAAAAAATAATAAATTCAAATTTGAATCAGGAGGAATATTAATAGGGACCTTAAATCATGCGGTGAACAAAATTATGATTACAGATATTACCGAACCTCAACACGAAGATCGCCAATCAAGATTTATGTTTACAAGACGTGAAAAAGGGCATCAAGATATCATGGATACACTTTGGGAAAACTCACATTATACAAAAACTTATTTAGGAGAATGGCATACACATAATGAACCCTCGCCTACCCCTTCATTTGTCGATAAACGTAATTGGATAAAGATATCTGAAAGAGATAAGAACTCACAATGGTTATTTTTTATTATTGTAGGAACCTATGAGATTAGGGCTTGGACAGTAAGTCAAGGTCAAATTATTGCTTTAAATAAAAAATCTTAG
- a CDS encoding ThiF family adenylyltransferase, giving the protein MSLEEIADIVNKLNLKRNVNFELCDSTRPKYLCEYSGLVKLATNENLHLRISFSEYFPLSLPEIYVDDTSIFRAHVGISGKLCLFDSSAILVKQNMEGQILIDCFDQAMTILNIVPGSKKYNDEVCREFDSYWMAVRTKKTYSCLNTGDILFGEYPMVISKGISVVANTKNEAEAILQNNFELTIDQDTFERTCIVVRIRNSSSMIPLAKQYKWSTIRRYITENTSSSVKRQFRKFINKKVKHFIRYLLLIYPAKDGEILFGFRLEFNNSRFSKIENSLSCKVENTFCERLDYNYLLSRGGAASSLKNKSVLLLGCGSVGGYIANDLCQVGITNLDILDDDFFQAENIHRHLLGFDSLQPNQYKYKSDLVKKELESKFLYADIDSMNFADRSVQAFIQEPLRLSHYDLIISALGEPTLNLEINKILVSHNIDTPFLCCFNEPYGIGGHVIISNIDKHSCMQCLYTDPISSELVPFRGSLVAPDQIFKKNLSGCSSSFVPYSCLDSQQTAIYASRKSIEILTGKLMHNQIITWFGNADEFLSKGFAVSEFYTNNHQKKYFESAINTSKNCPVCTKTFEG; this is encoded by the coding sequence ATGAGTCTTGAGGAAATTGCAGACATTGTTAACAAACTCAATCTAAAGCGTAATGTTAATTTTGAACTTTGTGATTCTACCAGACCAAAGTATCTTTGTGAATACTCTGGTCTGGTTAAGCTTGCAACCAATGAGAATCTTCATCTTAGGATTTCTTTTTCTGAATATTTTCCTTTATCCCTTCCAGAAATATATGTTGATGATACTTCAATATTTCGTGCTCATGTTGGGATATCAGGAAAATTGTGCCTATTTGATTCTAGTGCAATTCTAGTTAAACAAAATATGGAAGGTCAAATTCTTATAGACTGCTTTGATCAAGCTATGACAATATTGAATATTGTCCCCGGTAGCAAAAAATATAACGATGAAGTTTGCCGAGAATTTGATTCCTATTGGATGGCTGTAAGAACAAAAAAGACATACTCATGTCTTAATACCGGTGATATTCTATTTGGAGAATATCCAATGGTAATTTCTAAGGGAATCAGTGTTGTTGCTAATACAAAAAATGAAGCTGAAGCTATACTTCAAAATAATTTCGAGCTTACCATAGATCAGGATACTTTCGAAAGAACATGTATAGTTGTAAGAATTCGAAATTCAAGTAGTATGATACCGCTAGCTAAACAGTATAAGTGGAGCACTATTCGTAGATATATTACTGAAAATACTTCATCTTCCGTAAAGCGTCAATTTCGTAAGTTCATTAATAAGAAAGTCAAGCATTTTATTCGCTATTTACTCTTAATATATCCTGCAAAAGATGGGGAAATATTATTTGGTTTTCGTTTAGAGTTTAATAACAGCAGATTTAGTAAAATTGAAAATTCGTTAAGCTGTAAGGTTGAAAACACCTTCTGTGAAAGACTTGACTATAACTATTTACTATCGAGAGGGGGAGCAGCATCTTCGCTCAAAAATAAAAGTGTGTTGCTTTTAGGTTGTGGTTCAGTAGGCGGATATATAGCCAATGATTTATGTCAAGTTGGCATAACCAATCTTGATATTTTAGATGACGATTTTTTTCAAGCGGAAAATATTCATCGGCATCTACTGGGGTTTGACTCTTTACAGCCAAATCAGTATAAATACAAATCAGATTTAGTAAAAAAGGAGTTGGAGTCAAAATTCCTTTATGCCGATATTGATTCTATGAATTTTGCAGATAGATCGGTACAAGCGTTTATTCAAGAACCTCTTCGATTATCTCACTATGATTTGATAATATCTGCTTTAGGGGAACCGACCTTAAACTTAGAAATAAACAAGATATTGGTAAGTCATAATATAGACACACCGTTTTTGTGTTGCTTTAATGAACCATATGGTATTGGAGGACATGTAATTATTTCGAATATAGATAAACATTCATGTATGCAATGTTTATATACTGACCCTATATCAAGTGAACTTGTTCCTTTTAGGGGAAGTTTAGTAGCACCAGATCAAATTTTCAAAAAAAATCTTTCGGGTTGCAGCAGTTCTTTTGTACCTTATAGTTGTCTGGATTCACAACAAACAGCTATTTATGCCAGTAGGAAATCTATTGAAATCTTAACCGGTAAACTAATGCATAACCAAATAATAACTTGGTTTGGTAATGCTGACGAATTTTTGTCGAAAGGATTTGCTGTGTCAGAATTTTATACAAATAATCATCAGAAGAAATATTTTGAATCTGCAATAAATACAAGCAAAAATTGTCCTGTTTGTACAAAAACTTTTGAGGGGTAA
- a CDS encoding nucleotidyltransferase domain-containing protein: MINLQKEFLDFHEKIKLSDENAILREKREILLNKLSDNISDEAATYTTFNQGSYAMGTGIKPEDDDYDIDVGVKFNINKDDYTDPIKVKKWVRDALDGHTKSVEIRRSCVTVTYQKDDEPIYHVDFAIYAALNDDSKMYIAKGKEFSTEENRKWEVSDPQGLITTIKDKHKDDDAKQFRRVIRYLKKWRTHNFSSDGNEAPTGISLTILAYNYFSVSKAYDWAKQKEVYDDFTALYNLAVSIKNSFSYKWNESDTQWYYTISINLPVEPNNNLFEKMTDKQLNSFYDKVVALVTKLDEVKGKDKRSDACAILIKVFGDDFPSTVDKSMVGTSESASL; the protein is encoded by the coding sequence GTGATAAACTTACAAAAAGAATTTTTGGATTTTCATGAAAAAATAAAGTTATCTGATGAGAATGCAATACTTCGAGAAAAAAGAGAAATTTTACTTAATAAATTGTCAGATAATATTAGTGATGAAGCTGCTACATACACAACTTTTAATCAGGGTAGTTATGCTATGGGGACAGGCATTAAGCCGGAAGATGACGATTATGATATTGACGTTGGAGTTAAATTCAACATCAATAAAGATGATTATACCGATCCAATAAAAGTAAAAAAATGGGTACGAGATGCATTGGATGGTCACACAAAAAGTGTTGAGATTCGCCGGTCTTGTGTTACTGTAACATATCAAAAAGATGATGAGCCAATATATCATGTGGATTTTGCTATTTATGCTGCATTAAATGATGATAGCAAAATGTATATTGCCAAAGGTAAAGAGTTTTCTACTGAAGAAAACCGAAAATGGGAAGTATCTGATCCTCAAGGATTGATTACGACTATAAAGGATAAACACAAAGATGACGATGCAAAACAATTTCGCAGAGTTATCCGTTATCTAAAAAAATGGAGAACCCACAATTTTTCATCTGATGGAAATGAAGCTCCTACTGGAATTAGCCTTACAATACTTGCGTATAACTACTTTTCAGTTTCCAAAGCATATGATTGGGCTAAACAAAAAGAAGTTTACGATGATTTCACTGCCCTATACAATTTAGCAGTAAGTATTAAGAACTCTTTTTCTTACAAATGGAATGAATCAGATACTCAATGGTATTACACAATTTCGATCAATTTACCTGTGGAACCGAATAACAATCTTTTTGAAAAAATGACAGATAAGCAATTAAATAGCTTCTATGATAAAGTAGTTGCATTAGTGACCAAACTAGATGAAGTTAAAGGCAAAGATAAACGTTCAGATGCTTGCGCTATTTTGATTAAAGTTTTCGGTGATGATTTTCCGTCAACTGTAGATAAAAGTATGGTCGGCACTTCGGAATCGGCGTCCCTATAG
- a CDS encoding DNA-binding protein produces the protein MDYMTAKETAEKWTITPRRVLFGLGLIGRYLRDVMKPKDGRYKDINK, from the coding sequence ATGGATTATATGACAGCGAAAGAAACAGCGGAAAAATGGACAATTACTCCACGCCGGGTGCTGTTCGGTTTGGGGTTAATTGGGCGATACCTAAGGGATGTGATGAAACCTAAAGATGGTAGATACAAAGATATTAATAAATGA